The Vigna unguiculata cultivar IT97K-499-35 chromosome 1, ASM411807v1, whole genome shotgun sequence nucleotide sequence TATCGGCCATTTCGTTGTACCCCCCGTAATGCAAGAGCGTGTGGATGAAGTCCTTCACCTGCCGCTCGCCATTGAAGTGGTGCTTCGGGCCTCCGGGTCCCGGTGCCGGTGCGGGCGCGATGGACGGTCCCGGCGCCAAGGCGTCGTAGATAGGGAGAACGGGTGGGGCGCCGGCGGGGACCGGGGCGGGCTTCTTGAGGCGGTGGGTACGGGGATCGATCTCCGGCGCGCCCTCCGGGAGGACGGCGGAGATGGCGGCGAGGTTGCGGCGGCGGTTGAAGTCCTCCTGGACGGATCGGGGGACTATGAGACGCTCGATGCCGTGGATGACTCCGTCGGGGCGGACGACGTCGTCGGCGCGGAGGATCTCGGCGGCGTCGACGGTCATCTGGCCGGAGGGCTTGGTGGCTAAATGCAGGTGGTGGTGGTTTCCGAGAGTGGCGTGGCGGCGGTCGGCGGCGGGCCAGTGGCGAGAGGAGATTCGCGCGGGGAGAATGTGGGACATTAGGAGTGTCTGAAGGGAGCGAAGATTGCGAGGCTCGAGGAGGAAGCGCTTGAACTCGGGGTCGAGGTCGCGTTCGAGGGCCTTGTTTCGCGGCGCGAAGATGGTGATGTTGTGGTTGCCGACGGCATCTTCAAGCTGCTGGAGGAGAAGTGCTTTCTCGACGAGCTCGGCGAGTTCGGTGTAATGGGA carries:
- the LOC114185695 gene encoding fasciclin-like arabinogalactan protein 16, which codes for MSAMDSSSIYGVSNFFLLFLLFLLPLSSLSAFPHNSSTTPQINSNSILVALLDSHYTELAELVEKALLLQQLEDAVGNHNITIFAPRNKALERDLDPEFKRFLLEPRNLRSLQTLLMSHILPARISSRHWPAADRRHATLGNHHHLHLATKPSGQMTVDAAEILRADDVVRPDGVIHGIERLIVPRSVQEDFNRRRNLAAISAVLPEGAPEIDPRTHRLKKPAPVPAGAPPVLPIYDALAPGPSIAPAPAPGPGGPKHHFNGERQVKDFIHTLLHYGGYNEMADILVNLTSLATEMGRLVSEGYILTVLAPNDEAMAKLTTDQLSEPGAPEQIMYYHIIPEYQTEESMYNAVRRFGKVSYDTLRLPHKVLAQESDGSVKFGHGDSSAYLFDPDIYTDGRISVQGIDGVLIPPEEEEERTHRTPPLVKVAAKPRRGRLMEMACSMFGAFGQGCQ